In a single window of the Desulfovibrio mangrovi genome:
- a CDS encoding ACP S-malonyltransferase produces MPLNEALAILFPGQGSQEPGMGKDLAEADAGIMNIWKKAESISGIDLRGIYWDGDEAEMANTRNLQPALTVVNIALWSHVAGKAAPACAAGHSLGEFSALAAAEALSVDAVLETVSLRGRLMSEADPSGIGTMAAVLKLELADVEAVVKESAEAVGEMIRVANYNTPGQFVLSGTKAAIADAAERVKTRKGRAVPLAVSGAFHSPLMDEAAKELAAHMAKLSWNKPKFPVYCNVNGSPVADAASLKEIMPRQMTSSVMWIDTIRNQYGAGIRTFAEVGPKGVLGKMLGQILKPVADASEWSSVSVGNLEAAQAYLNG; encoded by the coding sequence ATGCCCCTGAATGAAGCATTAGCCATACTGTTCCCCGGCCAGGGTTCGCAGGAACCCGGCATGGGCAAGGATCTCGCCGAAGCCGATGCCGGCATCATGAACATCTGGAAGAAGGCCGAATCCATCAGCGGCATCGACCTGCGCGGCATTTACTGGGACGGTGACGAAGCCGAAATGGCCAACACCCGCAACCTTCAGCCCGCACTGACCGTGGTGAACATCGCCCTGTGGTCGCACGTTGCAGGCAAGGCTGCTCCCGCCTGCGCCGCAGGTCACAGCCTTGGCGAATTCAGCGCCCTTGCCGCTGCGGAAGCCCTGAGCGTGGACGCCGTTCTGGAAACGGTTTCCCTGCGCGGCAGGCTGATGTCTGAAGCCGATCCTTCCGGCATCGGCACCATGGCCGCCGTGCTCAAGCTTGAGCTTGCAGACGTCGAAGCCGTGGTGAAGGAATCCGCCGAGGCAGTGGGCGAAATGATCCGCGTGGCCAACTACAACACCCCCGGCCAGTTCGTGCTTTCCGGCACCAAGGCCGCCATTGCCGATGCCGCCGAACGCGTCAAGACCCGCAAGGGCCGCGCCGTGCCGCTGGCCGTTTCCGGCGCCTTCCACAGCCCGCTCATGGATGAGGCCGCCAAGGAGCTGGCCGCCCACATGGCCAAGCTGAGCTGGAACAAGCCCAAGTTCCCCGTCTACTGCAACGTGAACGGTTCTCCCGTTGCCGATGCCGCCTCTCTCAAGGAAATCATGCCGCGCCAGATGACCTCTTCGGTCATGTGGATCGACACCATCCGCAACCAGTATGGCGCAGGCATCCGCACCTTTGCCGAAGTCGGCCCCAAGGGCGTGCTTGGCAAGATGCTGGGCCAGATTCTCAAGCCCGTTGCCGACGCTTCCGAGTGGTCTTCCGTTTCCGTGGGCAACCTCGAAGCGGCTCAGGCCTATCTGAACGGCTAA
- the rsmG gene encoding 16S rRNA (guanine(527)-N(7))-methyltransferase RsmG, with protein sequence MKRKSAGAGRNAAGKGEALSVSAVERIVRECGFAPETGQVEQLAEYLSLVLKWNKVMNLIGPYSWEEALRTLIMDSLHLARFLESLSLPESPSCWDFGAGAGLPGIPLRVVWGKGTYHLVEVREKRALFMQQTVARLKLPNTHVFRGRAEDFMAEQEPADILLSRAFMPWEKLLDFAGSNVAPTGRVIILAIEDVPATLPEGWRLEARHEYAVGADTRYFWALAPIIASS encoded by the coding sequence GTGAAGCGCAAAAGTGCAGGGGCTGGGCGTAATGCGGCAGGAAAGGGTGAAGCCCTTTCTGTTTCGGCTGTGGAGAGGATTGTGCGGGAATGCGGTTTTGCGCCCGAAACCGGACAGGTTGAGCAACTGGCGGAATACCTTTCGCTGGTGCTGAAGTGGAATAAGGTGATGAACCTTATCGGCCCCTATTCATGGGAAGAGGCCCTGCGTACTCTCATTATGGATAGCCTGCATCTTGCGCGTTTTCTGGAGAGCCTTTCCCTGCCTGAATCTCCATCCTGCTGGGATTTCGGCGCAGGTGCGGGGCTGCCCGGCATTCCCCTGCGCGTGGTCTGGGGCAAGGGAACCTACCATCTTGTGGAAGTGCGTGAGAAACGCGCCCTGTTCATGCAGCAGACCGTAGCCCGCCTGAAACTGCCGAATACCCATGTGTTCCGTGGCCGTGCGGAGGACTTCATGGCCGAACAGGAACCTGCGGACATTCTGCTCAGCCGGGCCTTCATGCCGTGGGAAAAACTGCTCGATTTTGCCGGAAGCAACGTGGCCCCCACCGGGCGGGTGATCATTCTGGCTATTGAAGACGTGCCTGCCACGCTGCCGGAGGGCTGGCGTCTGGAAGCCCGCCACGAATATGCCGTGGGCGCGGATACCCGTTACTTCTGGGCGTTGGCGCCGATCATCGCTTCCAGCTGA
- a CDS encoding STT3 domain-containing protein, giving the protein MKAESSACDWKRILLYALIAYALSLGVRLLQPSPLPDGITMVDGEYLLGTHDAYNWLIRAIDPQTFGPHPMSDVTRMVVEMTRLSYERVAFWAPPVMASLVAVAVVCWAAVLGCAEMGMVAGVFTALCPGFLYRTTLGFYDTDLVMLLMPLVLTLAPAALLHGRILAPLEAWRARKGGEQGGTAEDAFAVPPLLMGLLLLSGIVGWQMQAWHVFFQYLSKIFPLIALVLVLLLGQRGRRVPLLTGLALYALPMGGGWLGTLFGILLLGLHVFPDRFKVRPLEHRYTPFILAAGIVLVGLDASFFHSVLLRINLYLKPVASDGQAARYGLKVAFPAVVQSVIEAQNMALRDLFGYLYPVSGIVVLGLLGFLAAVWLAPAAALLFPLLVLGLLSVKLGGRMIMFAAPAVGLGIALPLHYLLLRFRNGRLGGSLVRAGIACVVSVLLAVPIWLQLAGVPYVPFISAPHVQVLKAVEAETPADAAIWTWWDWGYATQFFTRKWTYSDGARHNSDRLYPTAAIYTTDSPRFANQLIKYIMNNGDNLYYAWKGKDAQEVNTILADLESRDLKLTLPRKQYLVVSMDSLKLGAWITRFGTWDFASKRMMGYNIRRLGQISADLDQGYILEAASGDSTPLALESADIIGGTGTEHRNYAQFPGIHLVLDLVSGTQFIMDSHMYNSMMVQLLLRKPDDPFIAPYFRLVHGNGHTRIFEVL; this is encoded by the coding sequence ATGAAAGCCGAATCGTCAGCGTGCGATTGGAAACGGATTCTCCTTTACGCGCTCATCGCGTACGCCCTTTCGCTTGGCGTCCGGCTGCTGCAGCCTTCCCCCTTGCCGGACGGCATCACCATGGTGGACGGTGAATACCTGCTCGGCACCCACGATGCCTACAACTGGCTTATCCGCGCCATTGATCCGCAAACCTTCGGACCGCACCCCATGTCTGATGTGACACGAATGGTTGTCGAGATGACGAGGCTTTCCTATGAACGTGTGGCGTTCTGGGCTCCGCCGGTCATGGCTAGTCTGGTGGCCGTGGCTGTGGTCTGCTGGGCAGCCGTTCTGGGCTGCGCCGAGATGGGCATGGTGGCCGGTGTGTTCACGGCGTTGTGCCCCGGCTTTTTGTATCGGACCACGCTTGGTTTTTACGATACCGACCTCGTCATGCTGCTCATGCCGCTGGTGCTGACGCTTGCACCGGCAGCTTTGCTGCACGGCAGGATTCTCGCGCCGCTGGAAGCATGGCGGGCTCGAAAGGGCGGAGAGCAAGGCGGAACGGCTGAAGATGCCTTTGCGGTTCCGCCGCTGCTTATGGGGCTTCTGCTGCTATCCGGCATTGTTGGCTGGCAGATGCAGGCATGGCATGTCTTTTTTCAGTACCTTTCCAAGATTTTTCCCCTGATCGCTCTTGTACTGGTGCTGCTGCTTGGGCAGCGGGGCAGGCGGGTTCCCCTGCTGACAGGGCTTGCTCTCTACGCCTTGCCCATGGGAGGCGGTTGGCTCGGAACCCTGTTCGGCATTCTGCTGCTGGGCCTGCATGTCTTTCCGGACAGGTTCAAGGTGCGCCCTCTGGAACATCGCTACACGCCCTTCATTCTGGCAGCGGGCATCGTGCTGGTGGGGCTGGACGCCTCCTTTTTCCACTCCGTGCTGCTTCGCATCAATCTCTATCTCAAGCCTGTCGCCAGTGACGGTCAGGCCGCCCGTTACGGTCTCAAGGTAGCTTTTCCTGCCGTTGTGCAGAGCGTCATAGAAGCGCAGAACATGGCCCTGCGGGACTTGTTCGGCTACCTCTATCCCGTGTCCGGCATCGTGGTTTTGGGGCTGCTCGGATTCCTTGCTGCCGTCTGGCTGGCTCCGGCAGCAGCCTTGTTGTTCCCTCTGCTGGTGCTCGGCCTGCTGAGCGTCAAGCTGGGGGGACGCATGATCATGTTTGCGGCTCCGGCCGTGGGGCTGGGAATAGCCTTGCCCCTGCATTATCTGCTGCTGCGTTTCAGAAATGGGCGGTTGGGCGGTTCGTTGGTACGGGCAGGCATAGCCTGCGTAGTTTCCGTGTTGCTGGCTGTTCCCATATGGCTTCAGCTCGCCGGAGTGCCCTATGTGCCCTTCATTTCCGCGCCGCATGTGCAGGTGCTCAAGGCGGTGGAGGCCGAAACGCCCGCAGATGCGGCCATCTGGACATGGTGGGACTGGGGCTATGCCACGCAGTTCTTCACCCGCAAGTGGACCTACTCCGACGGGGCCCGTCATAACTCGGACAGGCTGTATCCCACGGCGGCCATATATACGACCGATTCGCCGCGTTTTGCCAACCAGCTTATCAAGTACATCATGAACAACGGGGACAACCTGTACTACGCCTGGAAGGGAAAGGATGCACAGGAGGTGAACACCATCCTTGCAGACCTTGAGTCCAGAGACCTCAAATTGACGCTGCCCAGAAAGCAGTATCTTGTGGTGTCCATGGACTCCCTGAAGCTCGGGGCGTGGATAACCCGTTTCGGCACGTGGGATTTTGCCTCAAAGCGCATGATGGGGTATAATATCCGTAGGCTGGGCCAGATATCCGCTGATCTGGATCAGGGCTATATTCTGGAGGCCGCTTCAGGAGATTCAACCCCGCTGGCGCTGGAAAGCGCTGACATCATCGGGGGAACCGGAACGGAGCACCGTAACTACGCGCAGTTCCCTGGAATACATCTTGTGCTTGATCTTGTTTCCGGCACGCAGTTCATAATGGATTCCCACATGTACAATTCCATGATGGTGCAGTTGCTGCTGAGAAAGCCCGATGATCCTTTCATTGCGCCGTACTTCAGGCTGGTGCATGGCAACGGGCACACCCGAATCTTCGAGGTGTTGTAG
- a CDS encoding type II secretion system protein GspG, whose translation MKRRFPVSAGEAFAAVLCFLLVALGVRYRMDSPAGGHDQSLKVQLLTVARAVEFFRADCGRLPAESEGLAVLLPSDWKGDAEAGWQAGIQGDRPECAREEGYLPLSLAAEEGGERFILADPWGHPLVLRYPEEGGPFAVVSLGADGLPGGGGRNQDISSLDMQP comes from the coding sequence ATGAAGAGACGCTTTCCTGTATCTGCCGGAGAGGCGTTTGCCGCAGTGCTATGCTTTCTGCTGGTGGCGCTTGGCGTGCGGTATCGTATGGACAGTCCCGCCGGAGGGCACGACCAGTCTCTGAAGGTGCAGTTGCTGACGGTTGCCCGTGCCGTGGAGTTTTTCAGGGCGGATTGCGGCAGGCTGCCTGCCGAGTCTGAGGGGCTTGCCGTTCTGCTGCCTTCCGACTGGAAGGGAGACGCCGAAGCTGGCTGGCAGGCAGGAATTCAGGGAGACCGTCCTGAATGCGCCCGCGAGGAGGGGTATCTGCCTCTCTCTCTGGCGGCCGAGGAGGGGGGAGAACGCTTCATCCTCGCAGATCCCTGGGGGCATCCGCTTGTATTGCGCTATCCGGAGGAAGGAGGCCCCTTTGCCGTGGTCAGCCTCGGGGCAGACGGGCTGCCCGGTGGGGGCGGCCGGAATCAGGATATTTCCAGCCTTGATATGCAGCCCTGA
- a CDS encoding 23S rRNA (pseudouridine(1915)-N(3))-methyltransferase RlmH has protein sequence MKHIKLIVVGKIKEPFWADAAEHFRKRLGHSIKVQECIVKDGNAKLPVAERNAEEGERILAALAPTDIPICMDEHGKTYTSVKFARFLEDITLDGNRTPCFIIGGAFGLSPAVLAACRHKISLSPMTFTHEMARVLLLEQLYRADAILKGSPYHHE, from the coding sequence ATGAAACATATCAAGCTGATCGTTGTCGGAAAAATCAAGGAACCCTTCTGGGCAGATGCGGCAGAACACTTCCGCAAACGGCTCGGTCACTCGATAAAGGTACAGGAGTGCATCGTCAAGGACGGCAACGCCAAGCTGCCTGTTGCGGAGCGCAATGCCGAGGAAGGCGAACGAATTCTCGCGGCCCTTGCCCCCACGGATATTCCCATCTGCATGGACGAACACGGCAAGACCTACACCTCGGTCAAGTTCGCCCGCTTTCTGGAAGACATCACGCTGGACGGCAACCGCACTCCCTGCTTCATCATCGGCGGAGCGTTCGGCCTCTCTCCAGCAGTACTGGCGGCCTGCCGCCACAAGATCAGCCTTTCCCCCATGACCTTCACACACGAAATGGCGCGCGTGCTGTTGCTGGAGCAACTCTATCGGGCCGATGCCATTTTGAAGGGCAGTCCCTATCACCACGAATAG
- a CDS encoding L-threonylcarbamoyladenylate synthase translates to MPTATGLPERLDMEAAVRQLKNGEVVCYPTETFFAVGCSAFDVYAIERVFQAKKRSGSMPLPVIVGSREQLSMITDVQSDIVRALADAFWPGSLSILVTASAAVPAILTGETGRVAVRLSPHPVARELCLSAGVPLVSTSANISGRPATTEADRLDDELVAATGGVLDLPPAPGGGKASTLVEIAGPDAVRIVRQGPVTEDDLQAAGFMVHS, encoded by the coding sequence ATGCCAACAGCAACAGGTTTGCCGGAACGGCTGGACATGGAAGCGGCGGTGAGACAGCTGAAGAACGGGGAAGTTGTGTGCTATCCCACGGAAACCTTTTTCGCCGTGGGCTGCAGCGCGTTCGATGTTTATGCCATTGAGCGGGTCTTTCAGGCCAAGAAGCGCTCAGGCTCCATGCCCCTGCCGGTGATTGTCGGCAGCCGGGAACAACTGTCCATGATCACGGATGTGCAGTCGGATATCGTGAGGGCGTTGGCCGATGCCTTCTGGCCGGGCTCCCTTTCCATTCTCGTAACGGCCTCTGCGGCTGTGCCTGCCATTTTGACGGGCGAAACCGGCAGGGTGGCCGTGCGGCTTTCTCCTCACCCCGTGGCCCGTGAACTGTGTCTGTCGGCTGGCGTGCCGCTTGTTTCCACCAGTGCCAACATCAGCGGGCGGCCTGCAACCACCGAGGCGGACAGGCTTGATGACGAATTGGTTGCCGCCACCGGGGGCGTACTGGACCTGCCCCCTGCACCGGGGGGAGGCAAGGCCTCCACTCTTGTGGAGATTGCGGGGCCGGACGCTGTGCGCATCGTACGGCAAGGGCCGGTGACCGAAGACGATCTGCAGGCTGCGGGTTTCATGGTGCACAGCTAG
- a CDS encoding NUDIX hydrolase, with the protein MNSDSACPHCGNRVKVYRNPVPTVDVIVYEPERGVLLIERNNPPLGWALPGGFVDYGETVEAAAVREAAEETGLAVTLTGLLGVYSDPSRDARLHTISCVFMAEAEDLSALAAGDDAGAARFFPLSALPHLCFDHGRILEDFRERLADKA; encoded by the coding sequence ATGAACAGTGATTCCGCTTGCCCGCATTGCGGGAACCGTGTCAAAGTCTATCGTAATCCCGTTCCGACGGTAGATGTTATAGTGTATGAGCCGGAACGGGGCGTGTTGTTGATTGAACGTAACAATCCTCCCTTAGGCTGGGCCTTGCCCGGTGGCTTTGTGGATTATGGCGAAACAGTGGAGGCAGCCGCTGTTCGTGAGGCTGCTGAAGAAACAGGGCTCGCTGTTACGTTGACAGGATTGCTCGGTGTGTATTCAGACCCGTCACGTGATGCGCGGTTGCATACCATCAGTTGCGTATTCATGGCCGAGGCTGAGGATCTGTCTGCTTTGGCGGCAGGTGATGATGCAGGAGCCGCGCGCTTTTTCCCGCTGAGCGCTCTTCCGCATCTATGTTTTGACCACGGGCGGATATTGGAAGACTTCCGGGAGCGTCTTGCTGACAAGGCATGA
- the glgA gene encoding glycogen synthase GlgA, whose protein sequence is MRPQVVFITSEIYPFSKTGGLGDVLGALPLTLHRMGIRTAVVTPFYGRLGSAEFGVHLAWSDCHVGYPWAPITADIFQANFHGMPVYFVHRSEFFDRRFYYNDHKGDYFDNAERFIFFNRAVMEFLKRLGPAPYILHAHDWQASLVPAYLHYWRQSDPFWQDTRSVMTIHNLAFQGRFSSRLFEGAALPPQAWSMDGVEFYGDFNFLKGGIACADKITTVSPTYSREILSEEFGCGLQGVLRARQHKLHGILNGADYSIWNPGNNKFIPCNYGVNALKGKRTCKMNLINELHLDPSLKDKPILGFIGRLRRQKGVDLLIDILPQLLKQDVGVVVLGEGNLEKEARLQNMMEDFPGRLATIVSYTEDLAHRIQAGCDIFLMPSTYEPCGLTQMYALRFGTPPVATAVGGLRDTIVPWPDKEATGFIFEQPTAQAFLEAVMEAVTVWRTMPDAWQAMVRRAMHQEFTWERSAAEYIDLYRELGMQ, encoded by the coding sequence ATGAGACCTCAGGTGGTGTTCATCACGTCGGAGATTTATCCCTTTTCCAAGACGGGCGGTTTGGGTGACGTTCTCGGCGCTTTGCCGTTGACGCTGCACAGAATGGGGATACGTACTGCTGTTGTCACACCTTTTTACGGCAGATTGGGATCGGCGGAATTCGGTGTGCATCTGGCTTGGTCCGATTGCCATGTGGGGTATCCGTGGGCCCCGATAACCGCTGATATTTTTCAGGCCAATTTTCATGGGATGCCGGTTTATTTCGTGCATCGCAGCGAATTCTTCGACCGGCGTTTCTACTACAATGATCATAAGGGTGATTATTTCGACAATGCCGAGCGCTTCATTTTCTTCAACCGTGCGGTCATGGAGTTTCTGAAGCGCCTCGGGCCTGCGCCCTACATACTGCATGCGCATGACTGGCAGGCGTCGCTTGTTCCTGCCTATCTGCACTACTGGCGGCAGAGCGATCCTTTCTGGCAGGATACGCGCAGCGTCATGACCATCCATAACCTCGCCTTTCAGGGGCGGTTTTCTTCGCGCCTGTTCGAAGGGGCGGCTCTGCCTCCGCAGGCATGGTCCATGGATGGCGTAGAATTCTACGGTGACTTCAATTTCCTGAAAGGCGGCATTGCCTGTGCCGACAAGATTACCACCGTATCGCCGACCTATTCCCGTGAGATTCTGAGTGAGGAGTTCGGCTGCGGTCTGCAAGGCGTGTTGCGGGCGCGGCAACATAAACTGCACGGCATTCTGAACGGGGCGGATTACTCCATCTGGAACCCCGGGAACAACAAGTTTATTCCCTGCAACTACGGAGTGAACGCCCTGAAGGGCAAGCGTACGTGCAAGATGAACCTCATCAACGAACTGCATCTTGATCCTTCGTTGAAGGACAAGCCGATTCTTGGCTTCATAGGCCGCCTGCGCCGTCAGAAGGGCGTGGACCTGCTCATAGATATCCTCCCGCAATTGCTGAAGCAGGATGTGGGGGTTGTGGTGCTGGGCGAGGGGAACCTTGAAAAGGAAGCCCGTCTGCAGAACATGATGGAAGATTTCCCCGGACGTCTCGCCACCATAGTCAGTTACACGGAAGACCTCGCGCACCGTATTCAGGCTGGTTGCGATATCTTCCTCATGCCTTCCACCTATGAGCCCTGCGGTCTGACGCAGATGTACGCCCTGCGTTTCGGTACGCCGCCTGTCGCTACGGCGGTGGGCGGACTGCGTGATACCATTGTTCCATGGCCCGACAAGGAAGCCACCGGCTTCATCTTTGAGCAGCCTACAGCTCAGGCTTTTTTGGAGGCGGTGATGGAGGCCGTGACCGTGTGGCGTACCATGCCGGATGCGTGGCAGGCCATGGTGCGTCGGGCCATGCATCAGGAATTCACATGGGAGCGTTCTGCTGCCGAATACATTGATCTCTACCGTGAACTGGGAATGCAATAG
- the glgB gene encoding 1,4-alpha-glucan branching protein GlgB, with translation MQTLPTFLEPFDLYLFGKGEHWDLYRILGAHPVVQDDSAGYRFAVWAPNAQEVHLAGTFNDWRYGEMPLYPVGSSGIWAAFVPDLSKGELYKFGIRGEDDRVVYKTDPVALYAEMRPGIASVTWDLDNHQWQDGDWMQNRKDMGAPLHGPVSIYEVHLGSWMRHHNGYGEHSPFLNYDEIADRLIPYVQEMGFTHIELLPIAEHPLDQSWGYQTSHYYAPTSRFGTPEMFKNFVDRFHQAGIGVILDWVPAHFPKDEWCLGRFDGSALYEHLDSRLGEHPDWGTYIFNYGRHEVRNFLFANALYWLREFHIDGLRIDAVASMLYLDYSREDGEWLPNMYGGKENLEAIDFLGELNRVVHAEFPGACMIAEESTAWPGVSRPLYAGGLGFTFKWNMGWMHDMLEYMRKDPVYRPHHHNNLTFSMLYAFSENFVLPLSHDEVVHGKGALLSKMPGDMWQQQANLRLLYSYMWAHPGKKLLFMGGEFGQWNEWSEERELDWCLRQFPAHEGIRNLVKDLNGLLMREPAMHQADHDWSGFRWVDITDYAASVISFQRMAHNARPLLWIFNFTPVVRQHYRIACPGSGLWQEQLNSDSEHYGGSNVGNDGIVVAEKDHFCGGHYLELTLPPLAALCFTPVSSGNV, from the coding sequence ATGCAAACGCTACCTACTTTTCTTGAGCCTTTCGACCTGTATCTCTTTGGCAAGGGAGAGCACTGGGATCTTTATCGTATTCTGGGTGCACATCCTGTCGTGCAGGATGATTCCGCCGGTTACAGGTTTGCCGTCTGGGCACCCAATGCGCAGGAGGTGCATCTGGCCGGAACCTTTAATGACTGGCGCTATGGCGAAATGCCCCTGTATCCTGTGGGATCCTCCGGCATATGGGCGGCGTTTGTGCCGGATCTGTCCAAAGGTGAGCTCTATAAGTTCGGTATCCGCGGTGAAGATGACCGCGTTGTCTACAAGACCGACCCCGTTGCCCTGTATGCGGAAATGCGCCCCGGCATCGCTTCTGTCACCTGGGATCTCGACAATCACCAGTGGCAGGATGGCGACTGGATGCAGAACCGCAAGGACATGGGCGCGCCCCTGCACGGCCCCGTTTCCATTTACGAGGTGCATCTCGGCTCATGGATGCGTCATCACAACGGCTACGGAGAGCACAGCCCGTTCCTGAATTATGACGAGATTGCCGACCGGCTCATTCCGTACGTACAGGAAATGGGGTTTACCCACATAGAGCTGCTGCCCATTGCCGAGCATCCGCTCGATCAGTCGTGGGGTTACCAGACCAGTCATTACTATGCGCCCACATCGCGCTTCGGCACGCCGGAGATGTTCAAGAATTTCGTTGATCGGTTCCATCAGGCAGGCATCGGGGTGATTCTGGATTGGGTTCCGGCCCACTTCCCGAAGGATGAATGGTGCCTTGGCCGTTTTGATGGCAGCGCCCTTTATGAGCATCTGGACTCACGTCTTGGCGAGCACCCGGACTGGGGGACGTATATCTTCAATTACGGCAGGCACGAGGTCCGCAACTTCCTCTTCGCCAATGCCCTGTACTGGCTGCGGGAGTTCCATATTGACGGTCTGCGCATAGATGCCGTGGCCTCCATGCTCTATCTCGATTACTCCCGTGAAGACGGGGAATGGCTGCCCAACATGTACGGCGGCAAGGAGAACCTTGAAGCCATCGATTTCCTTGGAGAGCTGAATCGCGTGGTGCATGCCGAGTTCCCCGGCGCCTGCATGATCGCTGAAGAATCCACCGCATGGCCCGGTGTTTCCAGACCGCTGTACGCGGGTGGGCTCGGTTTCACCTTCAAGTGGAACATGGGCTGGATGCACGACATGCTGGAGTATATGCGCAAGGACCCCGTCTATAGGCCGCACCATCATAATAATCTGACGTTCTCCATGCTCTATGCCTTTTCCGAGAACTTTGTCCTGCCCCTTTCCCATGACGAGGTGGTGCACGGCAAAGGGGCGCTGTTGTCCAAGATGCCGGGCGACATGTGGCAGCAGCAGGCCAACCTGCGTCTGCTCTACAGCTACATGTGGGCGCATCCGGGCAAGAAGCTGCTCTTCATGGGGGGCGAGTTCGGGCAGTGGAACGAGTGGAGCGAGGAGCGCGAGCTGGACTGGTGCCTGCGTCAGTTCCCCGCTCATGAAGGTATCCGCAATCTGGTGAAGGACCTTAACGGCCTGCTGATGCGCGAACCGGCCATGCATCAGGCTGATCATGACTGGAGCGGCTTCCGCTGGGTTGATATCACCGATTACGCTGCCTCGGTCATCAGCTTTCAGCGTATGGCGCATAACGCCCGACCGCTGCTTTGGATATTCAACTTCACGCCCGTTGTTCGTCAGCACTACCGTATCGCCTGTCCGGGCAGCGGGTTGTGGCAGGAGCAACTCAATTCGGACAGCGAACACTACGGCGGCTCCAACGTGGGGAACGATGGAATCGTGGTGGCGGAGAAGGACCACTTCTGCGGGGGTCATTATCTGGAATTGACTCTGCCGCCTCTTGCGGCCCTGTGCTTCACCCCCGTTTCGTCAGGCAACGTTTGA
- a CDS encoding isoaspartyl peptidase/L-asparaginase family protein, giving the protein MEPKIIVHGGAWTIPADRQQAHIDGCYEAVERAWSMLQRGATALDAVQTAVNVLEIDPTFDAGRGSVLNSDGQIEMDASIMDGRDLNFGAVAAVRRYMTPVDIARKLMDTEFCFLVAEGAERFAREQGLKECDPRALVTERELKLFETICNQQGYCTHNAFKPVPQGTVGAVAIDAYGNMAAATSTGGTPGKRPGRVGDAPICGAGVYCDNQLGGASATGFGEGIIRTLMCRTACEYLAENEAMDAARKGIEMLHTRVQGHAGIIMLNNKGEYGVFHNTDHMAHAFVLPDGTIHASVHKDK; this is encoded by the coding sequence ATGGAACCGAAAATTATCGTGCATGGCGGCGCATGGACCATTCCCGCAGACCGTCAGCAGGCGCATATCGATGGCTGTTATGAGGCTGTGGAACGTGCATGGTCCATGCTGCAGCGTGGCGCCACGGCGCTGGATGCCGTGCAGACGGCCGTAAACGTGTTGGAGATTGATCCCACCTTCGACGCGGGGCGCGGTTCCGTTCTCAACAGCGACGGGCAGATCGAGATGGATGCCTCCATCATGGACGGCAGGGACCTGAATTTTGGCGCAGTTGCTGCCGTGCGGCGGTACATGACGCCCGTGGACATTGCCCGCAAGCTCATGGATACCGAGTTCTGCTTTCTTGTGGCTGAAGGGGCTGAGCGTTTTGCCCGTGAACAGGGGCTCAAGGAATGCGATCCACGCGCTCTGGTGACGGAGCGTGAACTCAAGCTGTTTGAAACCATCTGCAACCAGCAGGGCTACTGCACGCATAATGCTTTCAAGCCTGTGCCGCAGGGCACGGTGGGTGCCGTTGCCATTGATGCCTACGGCAACATGGCCGCAGCCACGTCCACCGGTGGTACTCCGGGCAAGCGGCCTGGTCGCGTCGGCGATGCGCCCATATGCGGTGCCGGAGTATACTGCGATAATCAGCTTGGCGGCGCTTCAGCCACCGGCTTCGGCGAAGGTATCATCCGTACCCTCATGTGCCGCACGGCCTGCGAGTATCTGGCGGAAAACGAAGCCATGGACGCCGCCCGCAAGGGCATTGAGATGCTGCATACACGAGTGCAGGGACATGCCGGAATCATCATGCTCAACAACAAGGGCGAGTATGGAGTGTTCCACAACACCGACCATATGGCCCATGCCTTTGTTCTGCCGGACGGCACCATTCATGCCTCGGTACACAAGGACAAGTAG
- the thiS gene encoding sulfur carrier protein ThiS has protein sequence MTIRVNGETTECADGQTLLEFLEGRGLNVRSVVVEHNRSIVMTDDLGSVRLAAGDELEILHFVGGG, from the coding sequence ATGACTATTCGGGTAAACGGAGAAACGACCGAATGCGCGGATGGCCAGACCCTGCTTGAATTTTTGGAGGGCAGGGGGCTGAATGTGCGTTCCGTAGTGGTGGAGCATAACCGTTCCATCGTAATGACTGATGATCTTGGAAGCGTCCGGCTTGCCGCCGGGGACGAACTCGAAATCCTGCACTTCGTAGGAGGGGGCTAA